A genome region from Hevea brasiliensis isolate MT/VB/25A 57/8 chromosome 9, ASM3005281v1, whole genome shotgun sequence includes the following:
- the LOC110653541 gene encoding sucrose transport protein SUC3 isoform X2 produces MDSVSIRVPYRNLKKEVEVEMVGVEEQHLHPIQLDNSSSSSSPNSPSQIPNGDSSFSARSKTTKYFSLITLILSCTVAAGVQFGWALQLSLLTPYIQTLGIKHAFSSFIWLCGPITGLVIQPCVGIWSDKCSSKFGRRRPFILAGSLMISVAVIIIGFSADIGYMLGDTEEHCSTFKGTRTRAAVVFVIGFWLLDLANNTVQGPARALLADLSGPDQRNSANAVFCSWMAVGNILGFSAGASGSWNRWFPSLMSRACCEACGNLKAAFLVAVVFLTLCTLVTLYFAKEVPIIASQSHRLSDSAPLLDDPQQNGLELSKSKSDLSILSNSNKNNINKGIEQNASPKHGIANSIEDQNESLDDEPGAVLVNLLTSLRHLPPGMHSVLAVMALTWLSWFPFFLFDTDWMGREVYHGDPKGNSDEVKLYDQGVREGAFGLLLNSITYSVPFSVTAELTADSGGGQGLAIGVLNLAIVIPQMIISLGAGPWDALFGGGNIPAFALASICALAAGVIATLKLPNLSSSSFKSSGFHFG; encoded by the exons ATGGACTCAGTTTCGATTCGGGTTCCGTACAGGAACCTGAAAAAGGAAGTAGAGGTGGAAATGGTGGGTGTGGAGGAGCAGCATCTCCATCCGATCCAATTGgataattcttcttcttcttcttctccgaaTTCTCCTTCGCAGATCCCCAATGGTGACTCTAGTTTCTCGGCCAGATCTAAAACGACCAAATATTTTAGCTTGATCACTCTCATTCTCAGTTGTACGGTCGCCGCCGGCGTTCAATTCGGTTGGGCCTTGCAGCTCTCTCTTCTAACTCCTTATATACAG ACACTTGGCATCAAACATGCCTTTTCCTCATTTATTTGGCTTTGTGGACCAATAACAGGCCTTGTG ATTCAACCTTGTGTTGGTATTTGGAGTGATAAGTGCTCTTCAAAATTTGGAAGAAGACGGCCATTTATTCTTGCTGGATCTCTAATGATCTCAGTTGCT GTGATAATAATCGGATTTTCTGCAGACATTGGATATATGTTAGGGGATACAGAGGAGCATTGTAG TACATTCAAAGGCACTCGAACAAGGGCAGCTGTTGTTTTTGTCATTGGGTTCTGGTTGCTAGATCTTGCTAACAATACAGTGCAG GGACCAGCACGTGCCCTTCTGGCTGATTTATCAG GTCCTGATCAACGTAATTCTGCAAATGCTGTATTTTGCTCATGGATGGCTGTTGGAAATATTTTAGGATTTTCTGCTGGTGCTAGCGGGAGTTGGAAcag GTGGTTTCCTTCCTTGATGAGCAGAGCCTGTTGTGAAGCTTGTGGAAATCTGAAAGCTGCATTTCTTGTTGCAGTG GTATTCCTCACTCTGTGCACTCTTGTAACTCTATATTTTGCAAAGGAGGTTCCAATTATCGCAAGTCAGTCCCACCGTTTATCAGATTCAGCACCATTATTGGATGATCCTCAACAAAATGGCCTTGAACTTTCAAAATCTAAGTCTGACTTGTCAATTCTCAGTAATTCTAACAAGAACAACATTAACAAGGGCATTGAACAGAATGCGAGTCCAAAGCATGGCATTGCCAACTCCATTGAGGATCAAAATGAAAGTTTAGATGATGAACCTGGAGCAGTATTGGTTAATTTGTTGACTAGTTTAAGGCATTTACCCCCTGGAATGCATTCTGTGCTTGCTGTTATGGCTCTTACCTGG TTGTCCTGGTTCCCTTTCTTTCTATTTGATACGGATTGGATGGGTAGAGAAGTTTATCATGGAGATCCAAAAGGAAATTCTGATGAAGTGAAGTTGTATGATCAAGGCGTCAGAGAAGGTGCATTTGGTTTGCTATTGAATTCA ATTACGTATAGCGTTCCATTTTCTGTCACAGCAGAGTTGACTGCCGATTCAGGTGGTGGCCAAG GATTGGCGATAGGAGTTCTAAATCTTGCAATAGTTATTCCACAG ATGATTATATCCCTTGGTGCGGGTCCATGGGATGCTCTGTTTGGTGGAGGAAATATACCTGCCTTTGCCCTGGCTTCTATATGTGCTCTTGCAGCTGGTGTCATTGCAACTCTTAAGCTGCCAAATCTTTCGAGCTCTTCTTTCAAGTCGTCTGGTTTTCATTTTGGCTAA
- the LOC110653542 gene encoding binding partner of ACD11 1 isoform X1, whose amino-acid sequence MNEGGYTVEVTGLSPKATEKDLHDFFSFSGAIEHVEIVRSGEFACTGYVTFKDAYGQETAVLLSGATIMDQRVCITRWGHYVDEFDLWNRPSSRAEDETESTQPPQRSVPSAGEAVTAAQEVVKTMLAKGYVLGKDALSKAKAYDESHQVTATAAAKVAELTERIGLADKIFAGMEAVKAVDQKYHVSEMTKSAVSATGRTAAAAADTVVNSSYFSKGALWMSDALNRAAKVAADLGSRGVQQ is encoded by the exons ATGAATGAAGGTGGGTATACTGTAGAAGTTACAGGCCTCTCTCCCAAAGCTACTGAGAAGGATCTTCATGATTTTTTCTCCTTCTCTGGTGCAATTGAACATGTTGAGATTGTTAG ATCTGGTGAATTTGCCTGTACTGGATACGTGACATTCAAAGATGCCTATGGTCAAGAGACGGCTGTCTTACTCAGT GGTGCTACAATCATGGATCAACGGGTATGCATAACCCGCTGGGGGCACTATGTAGATGAATTTGATCTTTGGAACAGGCCCTCATCAAGGGCAGAAGATGAAACTGAATCAACT CAGCCCCCACAAAGAAGTGTTCCTAGTGCTGGAGAAGCAGTAACAGCGGCACAGGAAGTGGTCAAAACTATGCTGGCCAAGGGATATGTGTTGGGAAAAGATGCATTAAGCAAGGCAAAAGCTTATGATGAATCTCATCAAGTTACTGCTACTGCAGCAGCTAAGGTTGCCGAGCTGACTGAGAGAATTGGCCTTGCTGATAAAATTTTTGCTGGCATGGAAGCTGTTAAAGCTGTGGATCAGAAGTACCATGTCTCTGAAATGACCAAATCAGCTGTATCAGCAACAGGAAGAACAGCTGCTGCAGCAGCAGACACTGTGGTAAACAGTAGCTACTTCTCTAAGGGAGCTCTTTGGATGTCGGATGCTTTGAATCGGGCAGCCAAAGTTGCTGCTGATTTGGGTAGTCGGGGTGTTCAGCAATGA
- the LOC110653541 gene encoding sucrose transport protein SUC3 isoform X1: MDSVSIRVPYRNLKKEVEVEMVGVEEQHLHPIQLDNSSSSSSPNSPSQIPNGDSSFSARSKTTKYFSLITLILSCTVAAGVQFGWALQLSLLTPYIQTLGIKHAFSSFIWLCGPITGLVIQPCVGIWSDKCSSKFGRRRPFILAGSLMISVAVIIIGFSADIGYMLGDTEEHCSTFKGTRTRAAVVFVIGFWLLDLANNTVQGPARALLADLSGPDQRNSANAVFCSWMAVGNILGFSAGASGSWNRWFPSLMSRACCEACGNLKAAFLVAVVFLTLCTLVTLYFAKEVPIIASQSHRLSDSAPLLDDPQQNGLELSKSKSDLSILSNSNKNNINKGIEQNASPKHGIANSIEDQNESLDDEPGAVLVNLLTSLRHLPPGMHSVLAVMALTWLSWFPFFLFDTDWMGREVYHGDPKGNSDEVKLYDQGVREGAFGLLLNSVVLGISSFLIEPMCQRMGPRLVWAMSNFIVFASMAVTAIISLISVGEYSEGIEHVIGGSAFIKIAALIVFALLGFPLAITYSVPFSVTAELTADSGGGQGLAIGVLNLAIVIPQMIISLGAGPWDALFGGGNIPAFALASICALAAGVIATLKLPNLSSSSFKSSGFHFG, encoded by the exons ATGGACTCAGTTTCGATTCGGGTTCCGTACAGGAACCTGAAAAAGGAAGTAGAGGTGGAAATGGTGGGTGTGGAGGAGCAGCATCTCCATCCGATCCAATTGgataattcttcttcttcttcttctccgaaTTCTCCTTCGCAGATCCCCAATGGTGACTCTAGTTTCTCGGCCAGATCTAAAACGACCAAATATTTTAGCTTGATCACTCTCATTCTCAGTTGTACGGTCGCCGCCGGCGTTCAATTCGGTTGGGCCTTGCAGCTCTCTCTTCTAACTCCTTATATACAG ACACTTGGCATCAAACATGCCTTTTCCTCATTTATTTGGCTTTGTGGACCAATAACAGGCCTTGTG ATTCAACCTTGTGTTGGTATTTGGAGTGATAAGTGCTCTTCAAAATTTGGAAGAAGACGGCCATTTATTCTTGCTGGATCTCTAATGATCTCAGTTGCT GTGATAATAATCGGATTTTCTGCAGACATTGGATATATGTTAGGGGATACAGAGGAGCATTGTAG TACATTCAAAGGCACTCGAACAAGGGCAGCTGTTGTTTTTGTCATTGGGTTCTGGTTGCTAGATCTTGCTAACAATACAGTGCAG GGACCAGCACGTGCCCTTCTGGCTGATTTATCAG GTCCTGATCAACGTAATTCTGCAAATGCTGTATTTTGCTCATGGATGGCTGTTGGAAATATTTTAGGATTTTCTGCTGGTGCTAGCGGGAGTTGGAAcag GTGGTTTCCTTCCTTGATGAGCAGAGCCTGTTGTGAAGCTTGTGGAAATCTGAAAGCTGCATTTCTTGTTGCAGTG GTATTCCTCACTCTGTGCACTCTTGTAACTCTATATTTTGCAAAGGAGGTTCCAATTATCGCAAGTCAGTCCCACCGTTTATCAGATTCAGCACCATTATTGGATGATCCTCAACAAAATGGCCTTGAACTTTCAAAATCTAAGTCTGACTTGTCAATTCTCAGTAATTCTAACAAGAACAACATTAACAAGGGCATTGAACAGAATGCGAGTCCAAAGCATGGCATTGCCAACTCCATTGAGGATCAAAATGAAAGTTTAGATGATGAACCTGGAGCAGTATTGGTTAATTTGTTGACTAGTTTAAGGCATTTACCCCCTGGAATGCATTCTGTGCTTGCTGTTATGGCTCTTACCTGG TTGTCCTGGTTCCCTTTCTTTCTATTTGATACGGATTGGATGGGTAGAGAAGTTTATCATGGAGATCCAAAAGGAAATTCTGATGAAGTGAAGTTGTATGATCAAGGCGTCAGAGAAGGTGCATTTGGTTTGCTATTGAATTCA GTTGTTCTTGGCATTAGTTCCTTCTTGATTGAACCAATGTGTCAGAGGATGGGGCCAAGACTTGTATGGGCAATGAGCAATTTTATTGTATTTGCCTCCATGGCAGTCACTGCTATCATTAGTTTGATATCCGTTGGTGAATATTCTGAAGGAATTGAACATGTAATTGGAGGCAGTGCATTTATCAAGATAGCTGCCTTGATTGTATTTGCTCTTCTTGGCTTTCCTCTTGCT ATTACGTATAGCGTTCCATTTTCTGTCACAGCAGAGTTGACTGCCGATTCAGGTGGTGGCCAAG GATTGGCGATAGGAGTTCTAAATCTTGCAATAGTTATTCCACAG ATGATTATATCCCTTGGTGCGGGTCCATGGGATGCTCTGTTTGGTGGAGGAAATATACCTGCCTTTGCCCTGGCTTCTATATGTGCTCTTGCAGCTGGTGTCATTGCAACTCTTAAGCTGCCAAATCTTTCGAGCTCTTCTTTCAAGTCGTCTGGTTTTCATTTTGGCTAA
- the LOC110653542 gene encoding binding partner of ACD11 1 isoform X2, with amino-acid sequence MNEGGYTVEVTGLSPKATEKDLHDFFSFSGAIEHVEIVRSGEFACTGYVTFKDAYGQETAVLLSGATIMDQRVCITRWGHYVDEFDLWNRPSSRAEDETESTPPQRSVPSAGEAVTAAQEVVKTMLAKGYVLGKDALSKAKAYDESHQVTATAAAKVAELTERIGLADKIFAGMEAVKAVDQKYHVSEMTKSAVSATGRTAAAAADTVVNSSYFSKGALWMSDALNRAAKVAADLGSRGVQQ; translated from the exons ATGAATGAAGGTGGGTATACTGTAGAAGTTACAGGCCTCTCTCCCAAAGCTACTGAGAAGGATCTTCATGATTTTTTCTCCTTCTCTGGTGCAATTGAACATGTTGAGATTGTTAG ATCTGGTGAATTTGCCTGTACTGGATACGTGACATTCAAAGATGCCTATGGTCAAGAGACGGCTGTCTTACTCAGT GGTGCTACAATCATGGATCAACGGGTATGCATAACCCGCTGGGGGCACTATGTAGATGAATTTGATCTTTGGAACAGGCCCTCATCAAGGGCAGAAGATGAAACTGAATCAACT CCCCCACAAAGAAGTGTTCCTAGTGCTGGAGAAGCAGTAACAGCGGCACAGGAAGTGGTCAAAACTATGCTGGCCAAGGGATATGTGTTGGGAAAAGATGCATTAAGCAAGGCAAAAGCTTATGATGAATCTCATCAAGTTACTGCTACTGCAGCAGCTAAGGTTGCCGAGCTGACTGAGAGAATTGGCCTTGCTGATAAAATTTTTGCTGGCATGGAAGCTGTTAAAGCTGTGGATCAGAAGTACCATGTCTCTGAAATGACCAAATCAGCTGTATCAGCAACAGGAAGAACAGCTGCTGCAGCAGCAGACACTGTGGTAAACAGTAGCTACTTCTCTAAGGGAGCTCTTTGGATGTCGGATGCTTTGAATCGGGCAGCCAAAGTTGCTGCTGATTTGGGTAGTCGGGGTGTTCAGCAATGA
- the LOC131182803 gene encoding uncharacterized protein LOC131182803, which translates to MALRSEYEAVRVSLLHRNPLPSLETAIQEIIFEETRLALDKTPQFEAALATTRSSHQKSGNQLCKNCNQIGHAFAYCPTIKCKYCHGYGHILEHCPTRPPRPKGGQSKFKNVSKPGSSSVTTVAATEGSTAITMSDLEALFKQVQDPQTGQILGEGRRVGRLFELTSLHLPRRFVSAATIPKSSIH; encoded by the exons atggctcttcgatcagaatatgaggccgttcgagtgtccctgctacatcgaaatccactcccatcattggaaactgctattcaagagattatttttgaagagactcgtctcgctttggataaaactcctcaatttgaagctgctcttgcaactactcgatcctcacatcagaaatctggcaatcaactctgtaagaattgtaatcaaattggtcatgcttttgcatattgtcctactataaaatgcaaatattgtcatggttacggtcatattcttgaacattgtcccacacgtcctccaagaccaaaaggagggcagtctaaattcaagaatgtctcaaagcctggatcttcctctgtcactactgttgctgctactgagggctctactgccatcaccatgagtgatcttgaggcactattcaaacag gtacaggatccacaaacgggacagattcttggggagggtcgcagagtgggtcgattatttgagcttacatctttacatcttcctcggagatttgtgtctgcagctacaatccctaagTCCTCCATTCActaa
- the LOC110653539 gene encoding transcription factor PRE6, whose product MSSRRSRSRPSSGVSRISEDQIIDLVSKLQQLIPEIRNRRSDKVSASKVLQETCNYIRSLRREVDDLSDRLSELLASTDSNSAQAAIIRSLLME is encoded by the exons ATGTCTAGCAGAAGATCTCGTTCGAGGCCGTCATCAGGTGTTTCTAGGATTAGTGAAGATCAGATCATCGATCTTGTTTCTAAGTTGCAACAACTTATCCCTGAAATTCGCAATAGGCGCTCCGACAAG GTTTCGGCTTCAAAGGTGTTGCAGGAGACTTGCAACTACATAAGAAGCTTACGCAGAGAGGTGGATGATCTCAGTGACCGTTTATCTGAGCTTTTGGCTTCAACTGACTCCAATAGTGCTCAAGCAGCCATAATTAGGAGTTTGCTTATGGAGTAA